The following proteins are encoded in a genomic region of uncultured Fretibacterium sp.:
- the arcC gene encoding carbamate kinase: MGRLAVVAIGGNSLIKDEAHKTVADQYAAICETAVHIADMMEGGYDVVITHGNGPQVGFALRRSEIAERMEGIHPVPLVNCGADTQGAIGYQIQQAMGNEFRRRRMDKTAVTVVTQVLVDADDPAFGKPSKPIGSFLGEDQVERVRREHPDWALVSDAGRGYRRVVASPRPREIIEAPVIESLLSQGYCLIAVGGGGIPVIRRPDGTLEGRDAVIDKDFASSLLASRLRADLLVISTGVPQVCVNFGSADQRPLSRVTAAELERYADEGHFAPGSMLPKIQAVIQFLERPGRDGRRAVITDPQSLGRAVADRAGTHVVL; the protein is encoded by the coding sequence ATGGGCAGGCTGGCGGTGGTCGCGATCGGGGGAAACTCGCTGATCAAGGATGAGGCTCATAAGACCGTAGCGGATCAGTACGCGGCCATATGTGAGACGGCGGTCCATATCGCGGATATGATGGAGGGCGGCTATGACGTGGTTATCACTCACGGCAATGGCCCTCAAGTGGGGTTTGCCCTGCGGCGTTCGGAGATCGCCGAGCGGATGGAGGGGATACATCCGGTTCCTCTGGTGAACTGCGGCGCGGACACGCAGGGGGCCATAGGATATCAAATCCAACAGGCCATGGGCAACGAGTTCCGGCGGAGGAGGATGGATAAGACCGCCGTAACGGTCGTAACCCAGGTCCTGGTGGATGCGGACGACCCCGCGTTTGGAAAACCCTCGAAACCGATAGGTTCCTTTTTGGGGGAGGATCAGGTGGAACGGGTGCGCCGCGAGCATCCCGACTGGGCTCTGGTCAGCGATGCCGGACGCGGCTACCGCCGGGTGGTGGCCTCCCCGAGGCCGAGGGAGATTATCGAGGCCCCGGTCATCGAGAGCCTGCTGAGCCAGGGGTACTGTCTCATCGCCGTCGGCGGCGGCGGCATCCCCGTGATTCGGCGTCCGGACGGTACCCTCGAGGGGCGGGATGCCGTCATCGACAAGGACTTCGCGTCGAGCCTCCTGGCCTCGCGTCTGAGGGCCGACCTCTTGGTCATCTCCACGGGGGTCCCTCAAGTTTGCGTCAACTTCGGCAGTGCGGACCAGAGGCCACTGAGCCGGGTGACGGCTGCGGAGCTGGAACGTTATGCGGATGAGGGGCATTTCGCGCCGGGCAGTATGCTCCCCAAGATCCAGGCCGTTATTCAGTTTCTGGAGCGCCCCGGCAGGGATGGGCGACGCGCCGTCATCACGGATCCTCAGTCCTTGGGCAGAGCCGTGGCGGATAGGGCGGGGACGCACGTAGTGCTCTGA
- a CDS encoding mannose-1-phosphate guanylyltransferase/mannose-6-phosphate isomerase codes for MSELYGLILTGGSGTRLWPRSREDLPKQFLALSGTRTLFQETIVRMLRILPVEHLRAVTGAQWGSLVAHQAREVAGPFEDLIVTEPTMRSTAPAILLGCESLRESGAQDEDIVIVTPSDHIVRNSDAFASALERAAEAAAAGYLATLGIVPDRPDTGFGYIRKGVGRGAWFEAEAFVEKPDLGTAREYLRSGAYLWNGGVFVFSLGSLQRELERTAPDLAALAGRGAEALAGDFEGIEPVSFDCAVMERARRVAVVPLDAGWSDVGSWDALHEVSDRDDRGNATIGDVTLRNASDCFVDSRNRLTVLSDVEDLIVVDSPDALFVTRRGASQGVRDVVRRLKAEGRREVSQISECTRPWGAYRVLCEAERFKVRHLVMTPGKAASFPPRCHSVEHWVVVKGAARVRLGDEEHFIPEGDGIFIPKNVPCRLENCGRIGLEVISVLEGEYLGEGEGEDVILKKA; via the coding sequence ATGTCCGAACTTTATGGTCTGATCCTCACGGGAGGAAGCGGAACGCGGCTATGGCCGAGGTCCCGTGAGGACCTACCCAAACAGTTTCTGGCCCTGTCCGGCACGCGGACACTGTTCCAGGAGACGATCGTGCGGATGCTGCGCATCCTGCCCGTGGAACACCTTCGGGCGGTGACCGGAGCCCAGTGGGGCTCCCTGGTGGCCCATCAGGCCCGGGAGGTCGCGGGGCCGTTCGAGGACCTCATCGTGACGGAGCCGACGATGCGCAGCACGGCGCCGGCAATCCTGTTGGGCTGCGAGTCGCTCCGGGAGTCGGGCGCGCAGGACGAGGACATCGTGATCGTCACCCCCAGCGACCACATCGTCCGGAACTCGGACGCCTTCGCCTCGGCCCTGGAGCGCGCGGCGGAGGCCGCGGCCGCGGGATACCTGGCGACATTGGGCATCGTCCCCGACCGGCCCGATACCGGTTTCGGCTACATCCGCAAAGGTGTGGGGCGAGGAGCCTGGTTCGAGGCCGAGGCGTTCGTGGAAAAACCCGACCTGGGTACCGCTCGGGAGTACCTGCGAAGCGGCGCCTATCTCTGGAACGGCGGCGTGTTCGTCTTCTCCCTCGGCTCTCTCCAGCGGGAGCTCGAGCGGACGGCCCCGGACCTGGCCGCCCTAGCGGGGCGGGGAGCGGAGGCGCTGGCCGGGGACTTCGAGGGCATCGAGCCCGTCTCCTTCGACTGCGCCGTCATGGAGCGGGCGCGGAGGGTGGCGGTGGTTCCGCTGGACGCGGGCTGGTCCGACGTCGGCTCCTGGGACGCGCTGCACGAGGTGTCCGACCGCGACGACCGGGGCAACGCAACGATCGGGGATGTGACGCTCCGGAACGCCTCCGACTGCTTCGTGGATTCCCGGAACCGGCTGACGGTGCTGAGCGACGTCGAGGACCTCATCGTCGTCGATTCGCCCGACGCCCTCTTCGTCACGCGGCGCGGGGCCTCCCAGGGCGTGCGCGACGTCGTCCGGAGGCTGAAGGCCGAGGGGCGGCGGGAGGTCAGCCAGATCTCCGAGTGCACGAGACCCTGGGGGGCCTACCGGGTCCTCTGCGAGGCGGAACGCTTCAAGGTCCGGCACTTGGTGATGACGCCGGGCAAGGCGGCATCCTTCCCGCCCCGCTGCCACAGCGTCGAGCACTGGGTCGTCGTGAAGGGGGCGGCGCGCGTGCGCCTCGGAGACGAGGAGCACTTCATTCCCGAGGGGGACGGGATCTTCATCCCCAAGAACGTTCCCTGCCGGCTGGAGAACTGCGGGCGGATCGGCCTTGAGGTCATATCGGTCCTGGAGGGCGAATATTTAGGCGAGGGCGAGGGCGAGGACGTCATTCTGAAAAAAGCCTGA
- a CDS encoding histidine phosphatase family protein yields the protein MSGKSWKRRILLVRHGQTDWNLRYCFQGQTDVPLNAEGLAQAERLAERFAQWPAEKVYSSPLQRALSTAQTLAKPRGLWTVILDGLKEIHFGSWEGRSIRAVEREERGAFRAWMRDPFFNMPPGAETWEAIRDRVERALELILMDPHERFAIVTHGGIIRALFAVLLGLDPHTVWRLRVFNCSLSGVELGPDGPALVFSNDDLHLRWASESGSGDTGGRPLPLW from the coding sequence GTGTCGGGCAAATCCTGGAAGAGGCGTATCTTGCTGGTCCGGCATGGCCAGACCGATTGGAACCTGCGTTATTGCTTTCAGGGCCAGACGGATGTTCCCCTGAACGCCGAGGGGCTGGCTCAGGCAGAACGCCTGGCGGAACGTTTCGCGCAGTGGCCCGCGGAAAAAGTCTATTCCAGCCCCCTGCAGCGGGCGCTGAGTACGGCGCAGACCCTGGCAAAGCCTCGCGGGCTCTGGACCGTGATACTGGATGGCTTGAAGGAGATCCATTTCGGGTCCTGGGAGGGACGCTCCATTCGGGCGGTGGAACGGGAGGAGAGGGGTGCGTTTCGGGCCTGGATGCGCGATCCCTTCTTCAACATGCCGCCCGGCGCCGAGACCTGGGAGGCCATAAGGGACCGGGTGGAGAGGGCCCTCGAGTTGATTCTGATGGATCCGCACGAGCGGTTTGCCATCGTGACCCACGGCGGCATCATCAGGGCGCTCTTCGCGGTGCTGCTGGGGCTTGATCCGCATACCGTCTGGCGCCTCAGGGTGTTCAACTGTTCCCTGAGCGGGGTGGAGCTTGGACCGGACGGGCCGGCTCTCGTCTTCTCGAACGACGACCTGCATCTGCGTTGGGCGTCTGAAAGTGGATCCGGAGATACCGGAGGGCGCCCTCTGCCCCTATGGTAA
- a CDS encoding sigma-70 family RNA polymerase sigma factor has translation MEERTEERTSASLSPERERALWALCRSGDANAREELIVAYRPLVFWVAGRIHAAPSLRQDLVQEGMLAMIGAVDRFDPDRDLKFATYACHRIRGQMLNMLERSERRAPVPVPDEWLEVVPAPGDEDWLDVAESIARLRGREAEVVSALFFEGKDPRAVADEQHLDVSHVYRLRRSAIARIRSWLGLPSTQQASQ, from the coding sequence ATGGAGGAGAGAACGGAGGAGAGAACATCGGCTTCGCTGAGCCCCGAGAGGGAAAGGGCTCTGTGGGCGCTCTGCCGTTCCGGTGACGCGAATGCCCGCGAGGAATTGATCGTCGCCTACAGGCCCCTTGTCTTTTGGGTCGCGGGGCGAATCCATGCAGCCCCCTCCTTGAGGCAGGATCTCGTCCAAGAGGGAATGTTGGCTATGATCGGGGCCGTGGATCGGTTCGACCCCGACCGGGACCTGAAGTTCGCCACCTATGCCTGCCATCGGATCCGGGGGCAGATGCTCAATATGCTGGAGCGTTCGGAGCGCCGTGCCCCGGTCCCTGTTCCGGACGAGTGGCTCGAGGTCGTCCCCGCGCCGGGGGACGAGGACTGGCTGGATGTCGCCGAAAGCATCGCCCGCCTGCGGGGGCGTGAGGCGGAGGTGGTCTCCGCCCTCTTCTTCGAGGGAAAGGACCCCAGGGCCGTGGCTGACGAGCAGCACCTGGACGTCAGCCACGTGTATCGCCTGCGGCGCAGCGCCATTGCCCGCATTCGGAGCTGGCTGGGGCTGCCCTCCACCCAACAGGCTTCCCAATAG
- a CDS encoding four-carbon acid sugar kinase family protein, with the protein MFDYVVVADDYTGAVETAAKFMNGGYRAAVTLDSGSLGSLRKYSVVAVDTETFFYSPERAGSKIENVARDLMPWKDSTIFFKRVEPGLRGNVGPEVQVLAREMGFDTIVVVSAFSRSRRAIEEGTVYLDKHERMSSLTVTTSQSASSAAAVALLAQAGLDPREIPADQVRSGRTTEIAANKGCYCFDAENDEDLRMIVRGVLRARPAKEVLWVGSVGLAEALATAPKPFVFVVGTAHPRSVRQARQLLENGFVQAIGVSAEGLGTDRVAEARVRAADEAEPLLRCGQSILLIATTEEKRFVRGEYPNGDIEGFMDLMADTVREIMGRTKIGGLCITGGDCAVRIARRVKAENVALEREIQEGITLLSLSGGPFDGLPLISKSGSLGGERALVHCMEYFLHHNENPDTLPWM; encoded by the coding sequence ATGTTCGATTACGTGGTTGTCGCCGACGATTACACCGGGGCCGTGGAGACCGCGGCAAAGTTCATGAACGGGGGTTACCGTGCCGCCGTGACCCTGGATTCGGGTTCTCTGGGGTCCCTCAGGAAATACTCCGTCGTCGCCGTCGACACCGAAACCTTTTTTTATTCCCCGGAGCGTGCCGGCAGCAAGATTGAGAACGTTGCACGCGACCTGATGCCCTGGAAGGACAGTACCATCTTCTTCAAACGCGTCGAGCCGGGCCTTCGGGGCAACGTCGGGCCCGAGGTGCAGGTGCTGGCCCGCGAGATGGGGTTCGACACCATCGTCGTCGTGTCCGCCTTCTCCCGCAGCCGCCGGGCCATTGAGGAGGGAACCGTCTACCTGGACAAGCACGAGCGGATGTCGTCCCTTACCGTGACGACCTCGCAGTCCGCCAGCTCGGCCGCAGCCGTTGCCCTGCTCGCCCAGGCGGGGCTGGATCCTCGCGAGATCCCGGCCGACCAGGTCCGATCGGGCAGGACGACGGAGATCGCCGCCAACAAGGGTTGCTATTGCTTCGACGCCGAGAACGACGAGGACCTCAGGATGATCGTGCGGGGCGTCCTGAGGGCCCGGCCCGCCAAAGAGGTGCTCTGGGTGGGGTCCGTCGGGCTCGCCGAGGCCCTGGCCACGGCTCCGAAGCCCTTTGTCTTCGTCGTTGGGACGGCTCACCCGCGGAGCGTGCGCCAGGCGCGCCAGCTTCTGGAAAATGGATTCGTCCAGGCCATTGGCGTCTCGGCCGAAGGGCTTGGGACCGACCGGGTTGCAGAGGCCCGCGTCAGGGCGGCGGACGAGGCGGAGCCGCTGCTCCGCTGCGGGCAGTCCATTCTGCTCATCGCGACGACGGAGGAAAAACGTTTTGTGCGTGGCGAATACCCGAACGGGGACATCGAAGGGTTCATGGACCTGATGGCGGACACGGTCCGCGAGATCATGGGACGCACGAAGATAGGAGGGCTGTGTATCACCGGCGGGGACTGCGCCGTGCGCATTGCCCGGAGGGTCAAGGCGGAGAACGTGGCCCTGGAACGGGAGATCCAGGAGGGGATCACGCTCCTGAGCCTGTCCGGAGGACCCTTCGACGGGCTCCCCTTAATCTCCAAGAGCGGCTCGCTCGGGGGCGAGCGCGCCCTCGTCCACTGCATGGAGTATTTTCTTCACCATAACGAGAACCCCGACACCCTCCCCTGGATGTAG
- a CDS encoding TerB N-terminal domain-containing protein, with the protein MLFLMIGIVVVVAVGALLKQQARRAVPEEAPAQPIPGDPGEGMPQPASSPSEEPDLLVLVGPSEERTALTSKKSERDEANEKHASPAASEERTEGQAGLPAIQEGIDPLTPVLAAAPISSPSAVASATYSSAAPAALGGDSPYSYGTPQERKKPGTAPLLLRWCGKTGSLQIGDLVILGPVTYWSDGSSTTAEPCCIDVTLPVEYPNEETPLPTDGAVSYEAMTPLQRGIYLTWLAEGRIQPPQHICYPALWLFGLERRALVDRLDLGICISEAFRLMPLLRWESLRDSLIRFVTWMAVKLWLPEEDLLAFCKTLAVVPDELLGMLLGPYANSGLSLPAIVAFTLMRSSRTLRAASDEGPEKDGSAPSPMLHSEALFEQFSPRYRNACKGGLVITRPRTSVFLAYVPTNPSLTSEKNASGGVLELPNFFEDLEPFAPLISVWRDLMREVSQTAAEREAKELTDRPDLEGFVLRLRGDADPGAELTGPTRTTLAALADLMGIPYSEPDSKPRGADRKRIVETARVEGYGILPNLGIAGKDYRWEDPVLLVPMEMGARLSPDYCASELLLEFACALTEPEDFAQFEALRFRLDEYFDLSPDDHARLAALAELLIPPPSTPKSWGEVLCFWLQEDQRAVLRNFMTNFLGFLPSERHPGLLDRLCMALEVKPDTLPLPGERPATERGREVVDILVPLFKNS; encoded by the coding sequence GTGCTTTTTCTGATGATCGGGATTGTCGTTGTCGTGGCCGTCGGGGCCCTGCTCAAGCAGCAGGCGAGGCGTGCCGTCCCTGAAGAGGCCCCGGCACAGCCCATCCCCGGCGATCCCGGCGAAGGAATGCCGCAGCCTGCCTCGTCTCCCTCCGAGGAGCCCGATCTCCTCGTCCTCGTCGGCCCCTCCGAGGAGAGGACGGCCCTCACGAGCAAAAAAAGCGAAAGAGATGAAGCGAACGAAAAACACGCCTCTCCGGCCGCTTCGGAGGAGAGGACCGAAGGTCAGGCGGGCCTTCCGGCCATCCAGGAGGGGATAGACCCCCTCACCCCGGTCCTGGCCGCGGCCCCGATCAGTTCTCCAAGCGCCGTGGCGAGCGCCACGTACTCCTCCGCGGCCCCGGCGGCCCTGGGCGGAGATTCGCCCTACTCCTACGGGACCCCGCAGGAACGAAAGAAGCCGGGAACCGCTCCTCTGCTTCTGCGCTGGTGCGGAAAGACGGGCTCGCTCCAGATTGGGGACCTCGTCATCCTCGGGCCCGTCACCTACTGGTCCGACGGCTCCAGCACCACGGCGGAGCCCTGCTGTATCGACGTAACCCTGCCCGTCGAGTACCCAAACGAGGAGACGCCGCTTCCGACCGACGGAGCCGTCTCCTATGAGGCCATGACGCCGCTCCAGCGCGGAATTTACCTGACATGGCTGGCAGAGGGGCGCATCCAGCCCCCTCAGCACATCTGTTACCCGGCTCTGTGGCTCTTCGGCCTCGAACGCCGAGCCCTGGTCGACCGTCTGGATCTGGGAATCTGCATCAGTGAGGCCTTTCGCCTGATGCCGCTCCTCCGCTGGGAGAGCCTTAGGGACAGCCTGATCCGCTTCGTCACCTGGATGGCCGTCAAGCTCTGGCTGCCCGAGGAGGACCTCCTGGCCTTCTGCAAGACCCTCGCCGTCGTCCCCGACGAGCTGCTCGGCATGCTGCTGGGCCCTTACGCCAACTCCGGGCTGTCCCTGCCCGCCATCGTGGCCTTCACCCTGATGCGCTCCTCCCGGACCCTGCGCGCCGCGTCCGACGAGGGCCCGGAAAAAGACGGCTCCGCCCCTTCCCCCATGCTGCATTCGGAGGCCCTGTTCGAACAGTTCTCACCCCGGTATCGGAACGCCTGCAAGGGGGGGCTCGTGATCACCCGCCCCAGGACCTCCGTTTTTCTGGCCTATGTCCCGACAAATCCCTCGCTGACCTCCGAGAAGAATGCCTCCGGCGGGGTTCTGGAGCTCCCCAACTTCTTTGAGGACCTCGAGCCCTTCGCCCCCCTGATCTCGGTTTGGAGGGACCTGATGCGGGAGGTCTCCCAGACCGCCGCCGAGCGGGAGGCGAAGGAACTGACCGACCGTCCCGACCTGGAGGGCTTCGTCCTTCGCCTTCGAGGGGATGCCGACCCCGGGGCAGAATTGACCGGTCCAACCCGGACGACGCTCGCCGCCCTGGCGGACCTGATGGGGATTCCCTACAGCGAACCGGACTCCAAACCCAGGGGGGCGGACAGGAAAAGAATCGTGGAGACCGCTCGGGTGGAGGGCTACGGGATCCTTCCAAACCTCGGCATCGCTGGGAAGGACTATCGTTGGGAGGACCCCGTCCTTCTCGTGCCCATGGAGATGGGCGCGCGGCTCTCCCCGGACTACTGTGCGTCCGAGCTCTTGCTGGAGTTCGCCTGTGCCCTGACGGAACCTGAGGACTTCGCTCAGTTCGAGGCCCTGAGGTTTCGTCTGGACGAGTACTTTGACCTTTCCCCGGACGACCACGCCCGGCTCGCCGCCCTGGCGGAGCTCCTGATCCCCCCCCCCTCGACGCCCAAGTCCTGGGGCGAGGTCCTGTGTTTCTGGCTCCAGGAGGACCAGCGCGCGGTCCTGAGGAACTTCATGACGAACTTTTTGGGGTTTCTTCCCTCGGAACGGCACCCGGGGCTTCTGGACCGACTTTGCATGGCCCTCGAGGTTAAGCCGGACACGCTCCCGCTCCCGGGCGAGAGGCCCGCCACGGAACGGGGAAGGGAGGTCGTGGACATCCTCGTCCCGCTGTTCAAAAACTCGTGA
- a CDS encoding DUF3343 domain-containing protein, translating to MSCLATFKTTSMALLFERSCREAGIGARIAPVPRRLSSSCGLACEFPCEERARAEALAAERRIEVAAVHDLEKI from the coding sequence TTGAGCTGTCTTGCCACGTTTAAGACGACCAGCATGGCGCTCTTGTTCGAGCGGTCCTGCAGGGAGGCCGGAATTGGGGCGCGCATCGCCCCCGTTCCCCGCAGGCTGTCCTCCAGCTGCGGACTGGCCTGCGAGTTCCCCTGTGAGGAGCGGGCGAGGGCGGAGGCCCTGGCCGCGGAGCGCAGAATCGAGGTCGCCGCCGTGCACGACCTGGAAAAAATTTAA
- the brnQ gene encoding branched-chain amino acid transport system II carrier protein: MQSKNKEILVMGFALFAMFFGAGNVIFPPYIGIMTGSDWFKALLGFTITGMGMPLLGLLATFRAGGDVDRFAGKVSMSFAKVFNFAILLCIGPMFAIPRTAATTFEVGILPFLGPLHASPVMGISWEAIAVSAIFFAITLYFSLNPSKIVDQIGKYFTPVLIVMLAFVIIKGIVAPVGQPIDPRVPNSFAMSFTEGYQTMDALASMAFAAIIMASITSRGHGSTGEGMAMAVKVAIVAMLGFLFVYGGLIYLGATGSGLFQGNEGHTKITVELIGRIGGDFGRYALSISIIFACLTTSIGLTTAVSEYFERLLNKKVTYRALVWIIVLVSAVLSVYGVKYIISLSVPVLYALYPVAIVLILLNLFDFGFSTGLYRGAVAGAFLMGILYGLQHVSAVADRVKDMLVSIPLGPDGFAWIFTALIGGVVGGILGRFMPKA, from the coding sequence ATGCAGTCGAAAAACAAGGAAATTCTCGTGATGGGTTTCGCCCTGTTCGCCATGTTCTTTGGGGCGGGCAACGTCATCTTCCCGCCTTACATCGGGATCATGACGGGCAGTGATTGGTTTAAGGCCCTTTTGGGGTTCACGATCACGGGCATGGGGATGCCCCTCCTGGGGCTGCTCGCCACGTTCAGGGCGGGCGGCGACGTTGACAGGTTCGCGGGCAAGGTCAGCATGTCCTTCGCCAAGGTATTCAACTTTGCCATCCTCCTGTGCATCGGGCCGATGTTCGCCATTCCCCGAACTGCGGCGACGACCTTCGAGGTAGGGATCCTCCCCTTCCTGGGGCCCCTTCACGCCAGCCCCGTCATGGGGATCTCCTGGGAGGCGATCGCCGTCTCCGCGATCTTCTTCGCGATCACCCTCTATTTCTCGCTCAACCCCTCCAAGATCGTGGATCAGATCGGAAAGTACTTCACGCCCGTGCTGATCGTCATGTTGGCTTTCGTTATCATCAAGGGGATCGTCGCTCCGGTCGGCCAGCCGATCGACCCCCGCGTCCCGAATTCCTTTGCCATGAGTTTCACCGAGGGGTACCAGACTATGGACGCGCTCGCCTCGATGGCCTTCGCGGCGATCATCATGGCCAGCATCACGAGCCGTGGGCACGGGAGTACCGGCGAGGGGATGGCTATGGCCGTCAAGGTCGCCATCGTGGCCATGCTGGGCTTCCTCTTCGTCTACGGAGGGCTCATCTACCTGGGGGCCACGGGCTCGGGGCTCTTCCAGGGCAACGAGGGTCATACCAAGATCACCGTCGAGCTCATCGGTAGGATTGGAGGCGACTTCGGCCGGTATGCCCTGTCCATCTCCATCATCTTCGCCTGCCTTACCACGTCGATCGGACTGACCACGGCGGTCTCGGAGTACTTCGAAAGGCTCCTGAACAAGAAGGTGACGTACAGAGCCCTGGTCTGGATCATCGTCCTGGTCAGCGCGGTGCTCTCCGTCTACGGGGTCAAGTACATCATCTCCCTGTCCGTGCCGGTACTCTACGCCCTTTATCCCGTGGCCATCGTCCTGATCCTGCTGAACCTCTTCGACTTCGGTTTCAGCACCGGGCTCTACCGCGGGGCCGTCGCCGGGGCGTTCCTGATGGGCATCCTCTATGGACTGCAGCATGTGAGTGCCGTTGCCGACCGCGTCAAAGACATGTTGGTCTCCATTCCCCTTGGGCCGGATGGATTTGCCTGGATCTTCACCGCCCTTATCGGCGGGGTCGTCGGGGGCATTTTGGGGCGGTTTATGCCGAAGGCCTGA
- a CDS encoding bifunctional 5,10-methylenetetrahydrofolate dehydrogenase/5,10-methenyltetrahydrofolate cyclohydrolase: MAVQMKGAEVSASMKEALQAEHAALRAKGIDPKLAIVRIGARGDDLAYERGALKRFGGLGFTVEVYEFPEDIEQRRLESEFEEINDDPSVHGILLFRPLPKHLDSEPLRRAIDPRKDVDGMSPLSAAKVFAGEDDGFPPCTPGAVMEMLEHYKVELKGKNVTIVGRSMVVGRPLAMLMLAKHATVTICHTRTVDMPAVCRRADVLVAAAGKAGMIGADCVTDRSIVVDVGINVDAEGKLCGDVDFGAVEPVVSMISPVPGGVGAVTTSVLAKNVLKAARLQLQ, translated from the coding sequence ATGGCGGTACAGATGAAGGGCGCGGAGGTCTCCGCGAGCATGAAGGAGGCCCTGCAGGCGGAGCATGCCGCGCTGCGGGCCAAGGGCATCGATCCCAAGCTGGCGATTGTCCGCATTGGGGCGAGGGGCGACGACCTGGCCTACGAGCGCGGCGCCCTGAAGCGGTTCGGGGGGCTGGGCTTCACCGTGGAGGTGTACGAGTTTCCCGAGGACATCGAACAGCGCAGGCTCGAGAGCGAATTTGAAGAGATCAACGACGACCCGTCGGTGCACGGCATCCTGCTGTTCCGGCCCCTGCCGAAGCACTTGGACAGCGAGCCCCTGCGGCGGGCCATCGACCCGCGCAAGGACGTGGACGGCATGAGCCCCCTGAGCGCGGCGAAGGTCTTTGCGGGCGAGGACGATGGCTTTCCGCCCTGCACGCCGGGCGCCGTGATGGAGATGTTGGAGCACTACAAGGTCGAGCTCAAGGGTAAGAACGTGACGATTGTGGGACGCAGCATGGTGGTGGGGCGCCCCCTGGCTATGTTGATGTTGGCGAAGCACGCCACCGTGACGATCTGCCACACCCGCACCGTCGACATGCCCGCGGTTTGCCGCAGGGCGGACGTCCTGGTGGCGGCGGCCGGCAAGGCCGGGATGATCGGCGCGGACTGCGTCACGGACAGGAGCATCGTGGTGGACGTGGGGATCAACGTGGACGCCGAGGGCAAGCTGTGCGGCGACGTCGACTTCGGCGCCGTGGAGCCGGTCGTCTCCATGATCAGCCCCGTCCCGGGCGGCGTGGGGGCCGTGACGACCTCCGTGCTGGCGAAAAACGTGCTGAAGGCCGCACGCCTCCAGCTCCAGTGA